The Arachis hypogaea cultivar Tifrunner chromosome 14, arahy.Tifrunner.gnm2.J5K5, whole genome shotgun sequence genome has a segment encoding these proteins:
- the LOC112744306 gene encoding uncharacterized protein, with the protein MGISLNNNNNGSVSPQHYHIHKAFLFSNYILLGAASSCIFLTLSLRLLPSLCGFFLILLHVFTIVGAVSGCAAVSAGISRWYSAHMIFTVLTAIFQGSVSVLVFTRTSDFLGQLKSYVREEDGSVILKLAGGLSILIFCLEWMVMTLAFFLKYYHYVEGENHHGGAIVAVRSNKVQNEEDLKDWPWPFQV; encoded by the coding sequence ATGGGAATTTCattgaacaacaacaacaatggttcAGTGTCTCCACAACACTACCACATCCACAAGGCCTTCCTCTTCAGCAACTACATCCTCTTAGGTGCAGCCTCCAGCTGCATCTTCCTCACTCTCTCCCTCAGGCTCCTACCTTCCCTTTGCGGCTTCTTCCTTATCCTCCTCCACGTCTTCACCATCGTCGGCGCTGTCTCCGGTTGCGCGGCCGTCTCGGCTGGCATCAGTCGATGGTACTCTGCCCACATGATCTTCACCGTCCTCACCGCCATATTCCAAGGCTCGGTTTCTGTCTTGGTCTTCACAAGAACTTCTGATTTTCTTGGACAGTTGAAATCTTATGTTAGAGAAGAGGATGGTTCTGTGATTCTCAAGTTGGCTGGTGGACTTAGCATCTTGATTTTCTGCTTAGAATGGATGGTTATGACTCTTGCATTTTTCCTCAAGTACTATCATTATGTTGAAGGTGAGAATCATCATGGTGGCGCCATTGTTGCTGTGAGGAGTAATAAGGTTCAGAATGAAGAGGATTTGAAGGATTGGCCATGGCCTTTCCAAGTTTAA
- the LOC112744307 gene encoding sister chromatid cohesion 1 protein 4, which produces MFYSQFILAKKGPLGTIWIAAHLERKLRKNQVADTDIGVSVDSILFPDVPIALRLSSHLLLGVVRIYSRKVNYLFDDCSEALLKIKQAFRSTAVDLPPEESTAPYHSITLPETFDLDDFELPDNDIFQGNYVDHHVSSREQITLQDTMEGVVYSNSQFGLDERFGDGDASQIGLDLDEVLLTDKAATLEHDDCNAGPQVSHQKDEVKEEIDDLPDAAEAEGPSTPGLEEPNWLGAQVDQVNNEAANDLADFMSMKSQNDSVAHERENDIIDSSLQNNVKQNGEDFHHENSDSEMVDMDKEKEEQDHLEGMMTDQENLIPNNHGSGATANETVAPPSSHVTSDQENPSDRLLSKMDGPQEPESDGHLEGVPSLSKDEVLDDREFSKPEGNLSPVDEAKKSIVTSPVGSPSKPPDVDVEVQPSQELMAAETLNHDSHEAEQPTESLLRPCSSHLTQPSPSHVEGEKCHETDVLDPALGYQEPIEPFVSEGNLDLGKSDEQLGSKTFSDKEESIEKSAASVMPEPEKLLSLPYQHDGEVTNMLLESTPDNQGVSDSHTGADRGKGISGKKRSFTESTLTMQSNDLLESYGGAQSKRSRETVPDDDDLLSSILVGRRSSVLKMKPSPAVPELASTKRFRNASATRPSVSKRKVLLDDTMVLHGDTIRQQLTNTEDIRRIRKKAPCTRHEIIMIQRQFLEDVIFSESIFTGWSPDLVVLQSGTVDFSGIKVIDDGLDSSVNEKTNDLESLSRTKAETHDAEGNVVPVSVQPQEVAEVQPNEISVLSENHQSEVNLGSHDTDAHEHFAKEPHGSQDAEVNNAGVNIEISEAENLCVAPGPGHESSSLTKLVENNPVADKTNDLVDSIHTEMGIPSDQNLNTSILEEGLAEDKVNKSGVDAIEIAEHSMEVRTEVQTDGLEDNGLCAPLTAGPQEANEYPNNQASFNGDLPTEENCNKNEDQIAHDKDTLSGCVVGENTEVDRPEFALLVSDEKEGYLNDTEHPLYQEDGVQSITWPETSAIKSPFVDHNEENVMIPDDTGFLNVDDDEMIDDDDDYVPEGGADLSGWSSRTRAVAKYLQILFEKDDLNGRQNIHLDNLLAGKTRKEASRMFFETLVLKTRDYVHVEQPKPFANINLKPRTKLMKSDF; this is translated from the exons ATGTTTTACTCTCAGTTTATTTTGGCGAAGAAGGGGCCACTTGGGACCATATGGATAGCTGCGCATTTGGAGAGGAAGCTCAGAAAGAATCAAGTGGCTGATACTGATATTGGTGTCTCAGTTG ATTCCATTCTTTTTCCCGACGTACCAATCGCACTCCGTTTGTCTAGTCATCTTCTGCTTGGTGTTGTGAGGATATATTCGAGAAAGGTGAATTACCTTTTTGATGACTGCAGTGAGGCATTGCTTAAGATAAAGCAAGCTTTCCGCTCCACTGCAGTTGATTTGCCACCAGAAGAGTCCACTGCACCTTACCATTCTATCACCTTACCTGAGacgtttgatcttgatgattttgaaCTACCAGATAATGACATATTTCAAGG CAACTATGTTGACCACCATGTCAGTAGTAGGGAGCAGATCACTCTACAAGATACCATGGAGGGTGTGGTTTATAGTAATTCACAGTTTGGATTAGATG AGCGGTTTGGTGATGGTGATGCTTCTCAAATTGGTTTAGACCTTGATGAG GTTTTGTTAACAGACAAAGCAGCTACTTTGGAGCATGATGACTGCAATGCTGGTCCTCAAGTGTCCCATCAAAAAGATGAAGTGAAAGAGGAG ATTGATGATTTACCTGATGCTGCTGAAGCCGAAGGTCCATCTACTCCTGGACTTGAAGAGCCAAACTGGCTTGGTGCTCAGGTGGATCAGGTAAATAATGAAGCTGCTAATGATTTGGCAGACTTCATGTCAATGAAGAGCCAAAATGATTCTGTTGCACATGAAAGGGAGAATGATATAATTGATTCCTCCCTGCAAAATAATGTGAAACAAAATGGTGAAGATTTCCATCATGAAAATAGTGACAGCGAAATGGTTGACATGGACAAAGAAAAAGAGGAACAAGATCATTTGGAAGGCATGATGACGGATCAAGAAAATTTGATACCAAATAATCATGGTTCTGGAGCAACCGCAAATGAAACTGTTGCACCTCCTAGTTCTCATGTTACATCTGATCAAGAGAACCCCTCTGATAGACTTCTATCTAAAATGGATGGACCTCAAGAGCCAGAATCAGATGGCCATTTGGAGGGTGTTCCCTCATTGTCAAAGGATGAAGTTCTGGATGACCGTGAATTTTCTAAGCCCGAGGGAAATTTGAGTCCTGTCGATGAAGCTAAAAAATCCATTGTGACAAGTCCTGTAGGATCACCTAGTAAACCTCCAGATGTTGATGTTGAAGTTCAGCCCTCCCAGGAACTGATGGCAGCAGAGACTTTAAACCATGATTCTCATGAAGCTGAGCAGCCCACTGAGTCACTCCTTCGGCCATGCAGCTCCCATTTGACCCAGCCTTCTCCGTCACATGTCGAAG GTGAGAAGTGTCATGAAACTGATGTTCTAGATCCTGCGTTAGGTTACCAAGAACCTATAGAGCCATTTGTATCTGAAGGAAATCTGGATTTGGGGAAGTCAGATGAGCAACTTGGGAGCAAAACATTTAGTGATAAAGAAGAAAGCATAGAGAAATCTGCTGCTTCTGTGATGCCGGAGCCTGAGAAACTGCTCTCCCTTCCTTATCAACATGATGGTGAAGTAACTAATATGCTCTTGGAGTCTACTCCAGATAATCAGGGTGTATCTGACAGCCATACAGGTGCTGACAGAGGAAAAGGAATCTCAGGCAAAAAGCGCAGTTTTACAGAAAGTACTCTTACAATGCAAAGTAATGATTTGCTTGAATCATATGGTGGGGCTCAATCCAAGAGAAGTAGAGAGACtgtccctgatgatgatgatctaTTGTCTTCCATATTAG TTGGTAGACGATCTTCAGTATTAAAAATGAAACCCAGTCCGGCAGTCCCTGAGCTAGCATCAACCAAGCGCTTTCGTAATGCTTCTGCAACACGCCCTTCTGTTTCAAAACGGAAGGTGCTTTTGGATGATACAATGGTCTTGCATGGCGA TACAATACGGCAACAGTTGACAAATACTGAAGATATACGTCGCATAAGGAAGAAAGCTCCTTGCACCCGTCATGAGATTATAATGATTCAAAGACAATTTCTGGAGGATGTAATTTTCAGTGAATCAATATTTACAG GTTGGTCTCCTGATTTGGTGGTTTTGCAAAGCGGGACGGTAGATTTCTCTGGTATCAAGGTGATTGATGATGGTTTGGATAGTTCTGTCAATGAAAAAACAAACGATCTGGAGTCCCTTTCTAGAACAAAGGCCGAAACTCATGACGCAGAAGGGAATGTTGTTCCTGTGAGTGTCCAACCCCAAGAAGTAGCAGAAGTGCAGCCTAATGAGATCTCTGTTTTGTCTGAGAACCACCAATCTGAAGTTAACTTGGGATCTCATGATACTGATGCTCATGAACATTTTGCAAAGGAGCCTCATGGTTCTCAGGATGCTGAAGTGAATAATGCCGGAGTAAATATTGAGATCTCTGAAGCCGAAAACTTATGTGTTGCCCCTGGACCTGGGCATGAATCTTCATCCTTAACTAAACTTGTTGAAAACAACCCTGTTGCGGATAAAACCAATGATCTTGTTGATTCTATCCATACAGAGATGGGCATCCCATCCGATCAGAATTTGAATACATCTATTCTAGAGGAAGGGCTTGCGGAGGATAAAGTCAATAAAAGTGGGGTAGATGCTATTGAAATTGCCGAACATAGTATGGAAGTTAGAACAGAAGTTCAAACAGATGGATTGGAAGACAATGGTTTATGTGCACCCTTGACTGCTGGTCCTCAGGAAGCCAATGAATATCCTAATAATCAGGCTTCCTTTAATGGAGACCTACCTACAGAAGAAAATTGTAATAAAAATGAGGATCAGATTGCCCATGACAAGGACACACTGTCTGGTTGTGTAGTTGGTGAAAATACTGAAGTAGATCGTCCAGAGTTTGCACTTCTTGTTTCAGATGAGAAAGAGGGTTATCTGAATGATACAGAACATCCACTCTATCAAGAAGATGGAGTACAAAGTATAACGTGGCCCGAGACCTCAGCTATTAAGAGTCCTTTTGTAGATCACAATGAA GAAAATGTCATGATTCCTGATGACACAG GATTTTtgaatgttgatgatgatgagatgattgatgatgatgatgattatgtaccAGAAGGAGGAGCCGATCTTAGTGGATGGTCTTCCCGGACCAG GGCTGTTGCAAAGTATCTGCAGATCTTGTTTGAGAAGGATGATCTAAATGGAAGGCAGAATATTCATCTTGACAACTTATTAGCTGGTAAAACACGCAAGGAAGCATCAAGGATGTTTTTTGAAACCCTG GTTCTCAAGACAAGGGATTATGTTCATGTAGAGCAGCCGAAACCGTTcgcaaatattaacttaaaaccTCGAACAAAGCTCATGAAGTCGGATTTCTGA